The following proteins come from a genomic window of Micromonas commoda chromosome 2, complete sequence:
- a CDS encoding predicted protein codes for MVSLALVRAEDAPKRCRIEAATFNQDEWPERNEGPGFLGIGAAAERREASTSGRSRPPERLILVDGDADAAVGSVIISESAHPPRGAPRGTVNCVLNSLVVAPEMRGGGRGKALAVLATRWAMEHMNAGVVTAWCLKPLLGLYVDACGFEYEPPARVGFDDDDGGDVCCRAWADRWRAPPT; via the coding sequence atggtGTCGTTGGCGCTggtgcgcgcggaggacgcgccgaAGCGATGCAGGATCGAGGCCGCGACGTTCAACCAGGACGAGTGGCCGGAGCGCAACGAGGGTCCGGGTTtcctcggcatcggcgcggccgccgagcgccgggaggcgtccacctcggggCGATCCAGGCCCCCCGAGAGGCTCATCctggtcgacggcgacgccgacgcggcggtgggatcGGTGATCATCTCCGAATCCGCGCAcccgccccgcggcgccccgcgcgggaccGTGAACTGCGTCCTCAACTCCCTCGTCGTGGCGCCGGagatgcgcggcggcgggcgcggtaaggcgctcgccgtcctcgccacgCGGTGGGCGATGGAGCACATGAACGCGGGCGTGGTCACCGCGTGGTGTCTCAAGCCGCTGCTCGGGCTGTACGTGGACGCGTGCGGGTTCGAGTAcgagccccccgcgcgggttgggttcgacgacgacgacggcggggacgtgtgCTGCCGCGCCTGGGCCGACCGCtggcgcgccccgccgacgtgA